A single Arachidicoccus sp. BS20 DNA region contains:
- a CDS encoding rhomboid family intramembrane serine protease, with translation MNSTLRPKHKISLGSSSNALVLLIAANAVLFVLLIFFKVFYFMTSSSNVADTTIDTFHREIFNYFILPSSFGQFIRQPWSLFSYMFTHESLLDLFSNLLWLVAFGYILQSLSGNKRLIPLYLYGGILGGIFFLIINAVLPQSVVHIDFLIGALPAVVAVAAGATTLTPQYRIFPMLGGGIPLWILFAVFMLVSVSSVANAGVAYVSTILFSALVGFYIIYQLKKGNDYGEWIYSFVHKIDSLFNPDKKYKQTKNESPFFYKTTRKPFETKEHVTQERVDEILDKINNKGYAALTKAEKELLKRAGEK, from the coding sequence ATGAATTCAACGCTTCGACCCAAACATAAAATTTCGCTCGGCAGCAGCTCAAATGCTTTGGTGTTGCTGATTGCCGCAAATGCAGTATTGTTTGTATTGCTGATATTTTTTAAGGTGTTTTATTTTATGACATCGAGCAGCAATGTTGCGGATACAACTATTGATACTTTCCACAGAGAAATTTTTAATTATTTTATATTACCCTCTTCGTTTGGACAATTTATCCGTCAGCCATGGTCGCTTTTCTCGTATATGTTCACGCACGAATCGCTGCTCGATTTGTTTTCCAATCTTTTGTGGCTGGTTGCTTTCGGGTACATCTTACAAAGTCTTTCGGGAAACAAAAGACTCATTCCTTTGTATTTGTACGGTGGTATTTTGGGCGGAATATTTTTCTTAATAATTAATGCAGTGCTTCCGCAATCTGTTGTTCATATTGATTTTCTTATTGGCGCTTTACCGGCAGTAGTTGCGGTAGCAGCAGGCGCCACCACGCTAACGCCGCAGTACAGAATTTTCCCGATGCTCGGCGGCGGTATTCCTTTATGGATTTTGTTTGCGGTATTCATGTTGGTTAGTGTAAGTTCTGTTGCAAATGCAGGCGTGGCGTATGTTTCAACGATTTTGTTTTCTGCGCTGGTTGGTTTTTATATTATTTACCAATTGAAAAAAGGAAACGATTATGGCGAATGGATATATTCGTTTGTGCATAAAATTGACAGTCTTTTTAATCCCGATAAAAAATATAAACAAACAAAAAACGAAAGCCCTTTTTTTTATAAAACCACTCGCAAGCCTTTTGAAACAAAAGAACATGTAACGCAGGAACGTGTTGATGAAATTTTGGATAAAATCAACAATAAAGGTTATGCGGCACTTACGAAAGCCGAAAAGGAGCTGCTGAAAAGAGCCGGAGAAAAGTAA
- the pdxH gene encoding pyridoxamine 5'-phosphate oxidase — MNIANIRTDYKLMTLNESDVLPNAIAQFDAWWQQAVHSEIEEVNAMTLATVSSDGKPDARIVLLKNFSEEGFEFFTNYNSAKGKELAENPYACLVFFWKELERQVRITGRVKKVSAARSDEYFYSRPAGSRVGAWSSPQSEVIASREVLEANEKHFKEQFGEDIPRPEHWGGYAVMPESIEFWQGRSNRLHDRLLYTLENGTWKIKRLAP; from the coding sequence ATGAATATAGCAAACATTCGTACCGATTATAAATTGATGACACTGAACGAAAGCGATGTATTGCCCAACGCAATAGCACAGTTTGACGCATGGTGGCAACAAGCCGTTCACAGCGAAATTGAAGAAGTAAATGCAATGACTTTGGCAACGGTTTCAAGTGATGGAAAGCCCGATGCGCGCATCGTTTTACTGAAAAATTTTTCGGAAGAAGGTTTTGAATTTTTTACCAATTACAACAGTGCAAAAGGAAAAGAACTTGCCGAAAATCCGTATGCTTGCCTGGTATTTTTTTGGAAAGAACTAGAAAGACAAGTGCGCATTACCGGTCGAGTTAAAAAAGTTTCCGCAGCGCGAAGCGATGAGTATTTTTATTCACGGCCTGCGGGCAGTAGAGTAGGAGCGTGGAGCTCGCCGCAAAGCGAAGTGATTGCTTCGCGCGAAGTTTTGGAAGCAAATGAAAAACATTTTAAAGAGCAGTTTGGCGAAGATATTCCGCGTCCCGAACATTGGGGCGGATACGCTGTAATGCCTGAATCTATTGAGTTTTGGCAAGGTCGTTCCAATCGTTTGCACGATAGATTGTTGTACACTTTGGAAAATGGAACTTGGAAAATTAAAAGATTAGCGCCGTAA